In the genome of Paenarthrobacter ilicis, the window CCCAACGCGGACCCGAGCACCACGTCAGAGGGCCAGTGGGCTCCAGTGTGGACCCGGGAGTACGCCACGCCCGCGGCGATCGGAGCCAAGGCCACGCCAATGGCCGGCGACACGATCCCTGCACCCACGGCGAAAGCCACGGCGGAGGCCGAGTGCCCCGACGGCATGGAGGAGCTGGTGGGTTGCGGATCCACGAAACGGAAGAAGGGCAGCTGCTCGGGGCGCGGACGGGCCCGGGGAAGTAGCCTCTTGAAAATCACGTTGGTCACGCCGGACGCCACACCCAACGCAAGCAATCCGTGGAGGGCGGCTCGGCGCGGCCTGCCCGGAAAGGCGGACATGACGCCTGCTACTCCGAACCAGAGTTTTCCCTTGGTTGCGGCCGCGGACAAGCGCCGGAAGAAGACGTCCTGATCCCCTTGGGGTTGCCGCGACACCGCCCGGACCAGGAACCGATCGAATCTCGCAACACGTTTGGGACCTTTGCCCACGAAGCCTCGCATCCCAACACACTAACGCCTCATCATCAGGCCAAGCTGACATGACTACGATGAACGCATGATCCGCGTCATGGCTCCGAAGCACCGGCCCGGTTGGCAGTTCCTGGCCCCGGCCCTCGTTTTGCTGGCTGCTTTTGTGGTGCCTGCGGTCTTGCTGCTGGCAGGCCGGGGCGCGCCTGCTTTCCAAAGCGTGGACACCGCCTGGCAGTCCGTGGCCCTTGGCTGGCATACGCCCTTCTGGGACGGGGTGAACGCGGTACTCAATCTGGCCGGGTATACGGGCGCCCTGATTGTCCATGCCGTACTGGCTGTTGCGCTGCTGATGAGGCGCCGCCCTAAGACCGCCGTGTTCGTCCTTGCCTCAGGGCTCTCTGTCCTGGCCCTGACCCAACTGGCCAAAACCGTAGTGGGTCGGGAAAGGCCACAGGGAGCCCATGTCCTCACGGATACGGGTTCATACCCTTCGGGGCATGTTTCCGCCACCACCGCCCTGCTGGCAGTAGTTGCACTGCTCATGGCACGGTGGTGGATGAACCTTGTGGCGGTCGCAGGCGTTCTTGCCATGATGCTCAGCCGCACATACCTCTCAGCCCATTGGCTGAGCGATGTCTTTGGTGGAGCCTGCCTGGCCGGCGGAGTCGTGTTTCTACTCTGGTGGCGCTTCCGGGACATATGCATCAAGGAGAATGCACTTCCCGGTCAGTGAAGAATCCCTGGGTGTCAGGGATTCTTCTTCAGCGGCTTGGCCACGCCGGCCAGCAAGAGGGCCAGCAGGATGGGCGCCCCAATGGCCAGCAAGGCCATGCGGATTCCTGTGTGGTCGCCAAGGTAGCCCAGCAACGGCGGCCCGGCAAGGAACGCAATGTAGCCAATGGTGGATACCACCGAAACCCGGGCTGCGGCGTGCTTGGGATCATCCGCCGCGGCGGACATGCCCATGGGGAAAGCAAGCGCCGCGCCGATGCCCCACAACGCCGCGCCAAAACCCGCCATGATGACGTTCCCGGAGAAGACGAACAGCGCCAAGCCTGCTGCGGCAGCGGCCATGCTGGCCCGCAGCACCGCAACCCTGCCGAAGGTGTCGATTGCCTTGCCGCCCAGGAACCGCATCAGGGTCATTGCTGCCACGAACAAAGCAAACAGCAGCGCACCGGTGGATTCCGAAGCCTCCAGGCCGTCCACGGCCGCCTTCGCGATCCAGTCGTTGCCGGCGCCCTCGGTGAGCGTTGCACCCAGGACTACGACGCCGATCAGCAGCGTCCTGCCGTCCCGCCATGCCGAGGTGCCCTTTTCATCCGGGACCCCGCCGTCGTTCACTTCCACCGCCTCATGCGGAAGGAAGTACTTGGGAACGGTCAGGGCCAGCAGCACAGCGATCGCGGCAATCACCAACAGGTGTTCCGGCAGTCCCACGCCCAACTGCGACAGGCATGCACCAATCAACGCACCAAGGAAGGCACCACCGCTGAAGGCGGCGTGGAACTGCGGCATGATGGTGCGGTTGAGCCGGTGTTCAACATCCGCCCCCTCGATGTTCTGAGCTACGTCCCACAGCCCGATGCCGATGCCGAAGAAGAACAGTGAGACGGCAGTGGCCGGAACGGACGCGGCCATCAGCGACAGGGCAATACCCGCGCCGGCAGCACCGGCAATGATGCCCGCCAGGCGAACGGTGTTGGCGGTTCCAATCCTGCCCACCACCCAGCCGGCGGACGGCAGGGCCAGCAGGGAACCCACAGCCGTGCAGAGCAGCAACGTGCCCATCTGCCCCGAGGTGAGGCTGAGTGCGTCCGTCACGGCCGGGATCCGCGCAGCCCAGCTGGCAAACACCAGTCCGTTCATGCCAAAGACCAGGAAGGTTGCCACGGCTGCGGCATTGACGTTGGTGGTGCTTCTGGTGTTGGTGGTCATGCAATCACAACTTCCACGGAGAGTTTGTTGAGCAGTTCACGATCTTCAGGGGTGGGTTCCAGGTCCGTCACAATGACGTCCACAGCGTCCATCGCCGCCACCAATGCCACGGCGCCGGCGGTCCATTTGCCCGCCGCGGCGGCAACTATCACCCGCGCGGCCGATTCAATGCCGGCCCGTTTCACCGCGGCGTCGTCAATGTCGTGAGCCAGGAGCCCGTCTTTGAGGTTCAGTGCGCAGGGAGTCACGACGGCGGTGTCGAACCTCAGCGAACGAATGTTGGCTTCCGCCATGGGTCCCCTGAAGGCACGTTCCCCCAGGATCAGGCTGCCTCCGGGAAGGATGATGTCGGGTTCCCGACCGGAGGGATCCTCCAAGAGTCCGTCAACGCTGTGCAAGGACATGGGCATCACCGTCAGTTGGCGCTTGCCGAGACGGCGGGCCACCTCGGTTGCCGTGGATCCGGCGTCCAGCCATACATGGTCGCGGTCCCGGATCAGGGCATCCACCGCAGCGGCAAGGCGCAGTTTGGTTTCGTGGTCTTCAAGGACCCGCTGCCCGTAGCCGGGGTTGTCGCCCCGGGCCACCAGGCTCCGCGCACCTCCGTGGACGCGTTGGAGGACACCATGCGCAGCCAATATCTCCAAGTCGCGGCGGATGGTTGCCCCGGATGATCCTGTGGAGGACACCAGCTCCTCCACAGTGACGTGTTCGCGCGCGCGCAAAAGCTCGCCGATGAGCCGGTGGCGGTCAGCTGTTCCCATGGATCAACCGTAGCAATCTTTGCGCATTTAATCATCAGTGGTGATCAAATGCGCAAGTCCATCAAACACGCACCCCTTAGCGGGCGCGCTCAACCCGCTTTTCGTCCCACACCGGTTCCTTTGATTCGTACACTTTGCCGTCCGAACCGAAGATCAGGAAACGGTCAAAGGACTTGGCGAACCAACGGTCGTGCGTCACGGCCAGGACAGTGCCCTCAAAAGCGTCAATGGCCCGTTCCAAGGCTTCGCCCGAGTGCAGGTCCAGGTTGTCCGTGGGCTCATCCAACAGCAGCAGCGTCGCGCCGGAGAGTTGGAGGAGCAGGATCTGGAAACGTGCCTGTTGTCCGCCGGAAAGCGACTCGTACTTCTGCTCCGACTGCCCTGCCAGGCCGTAGGAGTCCAAAGCACCCGCTGCTCCTTCGCGGGCCAGGCCGGAGCGGTGCTCGTCGCCCCGGTGCAGGATCTCCAGCAGGGTCCGGCCCAGAAGGTCGGGCCGCACATGGGTCTGCGCGAAGAAACCCGGCCTGATGCGGGCGCCCAGTTTCACCATGCCTTCGTGCGGGACTTCAGCAATGACGACGTCGGACACCGGCAGGTGCTCACGCTCGGGATCGGTCCCTCCCGTCGCAAGGAGACGGAGGAAGTGGCTCTTGCCGGACCCATTGGAACCCAGGACACCCACACGGTCACCAAACCAGATCTCCGTGGAGAACGGCTTCATCAGCCCGGTCAGTTCCAATTTCTCGGCCACAACGGCCCGTTTGGCGGTCCGGCCCCCCTTCAGCCTCATCTTGACGTTTTGCTCGATGGGCAGGGCTTCGGGTGGCCCGATCTCCAGGAACTTGGCCAGGCGTGTTTGGGCCGCCTGGTACCTGTTGGCCATATCGGAGCGGAACGCAGCCTTGTTCTTGTACATGTTGACGAGTTCCTTGAGCTTGATGTGCTCCTCGTCCCAGCGCTTGCGGAGTTCCTCAAAGCGCGCGTTGCGGTCGGCGCGGGCTTCTACGTAGGACCCGAATCCACCACCGTGAATCCATGCGCCTGCACCGTTGATCCCGGGTTCCAGGGTCACGATCCGGCCGGCGGCGTTGTTCAGCAGCTCGCGGTCGTGGCTGATGAACAGCACTGTCTTTTTGGACTCTTCCAGCTTGCCCTCAAGCCACCGCTTTCCCGGCACGTCCAGGTAGTTGTCCGGTTCGTCCAACAGCAACAACTCGTCCGGCCCCGCAAACAAGGCTTCAAGGACCAGCCGCTTCTGCTCTCCACCGGACAGTGTTGAGGCGCGGCGGAACTGGGCTTTGTCGAACGAGATACCCAGGGCGGCCATGCAGACTTCGTCCCACACGGTCTCCAGGTCGTAACCGCCGGCGTCTCCCCAGTCCACGATCGCTTGGGCGTACTTCATCTGCGTGGGCTCGTCGTCGTGTTCCATCATGGCCAGCTCGGCGTCTTCAACAGCCTTGGCAGCAGCAGCGAGGCCTGCCTGCGCGGTGGAAACCAGCAGATCGCGGACCGTCGATTCGTCGCGTACCTGGCCCACGAACTGACGCATGATGCCCATGTTGCCGGAGCGGCCCACCACGCCTTCGTCCGGGGTGAGGTCACCCGCGATGATCTTGAACAGCGTTGTCTTGCCGGTTCCGTTGGGTCCGATAAGAGCGGTTTTGGTGCCGTCGGGGACCTTGAAGGTCACCCCGTTCAGCAGCTGTGTGCCGTCGGAGAGGAAGTAGTCAATGCCGGAAACGTCAATATGGGCCACGTTTCCATCCTCCCATGGGCTTCCTTAGCCGGCCGCCGTCAGGAAGGACTTCAGGAGCGGTCCGCTGGTTGTGGCGCCAAGCCCGCCGTCCTCCACAAAGACGGCAACGGCCAAATCACCGTGCGTCGCCACAATCCAGGCGTGGGTCTTGGGGGGATCGTCATTGCCGAATTCTGCTGTCCCCGTTTTGGCACCCACAGGGGCGCCCGGAACCTGCGCAAGGAAGCCCGCGTGGCCGGAGGTCACCACGGCGCGCATCATGTCCGCCAGCGAGGCCGCTTCTTCCTTGGTGATGGGCTGGGTGGAGGCGGGGGACGCCGGGAGCGCACTTGCGGTAGCGGTATCGGACGACGGCGTGGCGGTGCCGCTTTCGGTGGGAGTGGCACTGGCGCCGGGGTTCTGCGCGGCATCGGCGTTGAGGACCAGCTGGGGTGATACCGGCGCACCGTTGGCAACAGAAGCCGCCATCACAGCGGCTGACAGCGGCGAGAACAACACTTTGCCCTGACCGATCATGGATGCGGCGTGCTCGGTGCCCTCGGCTGCCCCGGGAACGGAACCCAGGAACGCGTCGGCGCCCAGCTTGGGAGCTTCAACAGCAACTCCCAAGGCCTGTGCCGCTGATTCGAGCTGGCTCTGGCTGACGGTATCGCGGGCATTGATGAACGCAGTATTGCAGGAGTGCGCAAAGGCATCCCTGAGCGCCACTGATCCCAGCGATCCTGCCGGGTACCCTTCCGCATTCTTGAAAGTGCGGCCATCCACGGTGAGGGTGGGAGTGCACTCCACCTTGGAATCCGGAGTGGCGCCATTCCGGAACATCGCCAGGGAATCAACCATCTTGAACGTGGAGCCCGGCGCGTACTGCCCCAACATGGCCGTGTTGTAGCCGTTGCTCCCCGGCCCGGACGCAGCGGCAAGCACGGCACCGGTTGAGGGTTTCACGGCAACAATTGCCGAGGCCGGACCTACCTGGGCCAACGTTTCTTCCGCCAACTGCTGGAGTTTCAGGTCCAACGTGGTTTTGAGGGTGGTGCCGGGAGCGGGCGGGGAAGAAAAGAGTTCCCTGGTGCCCTGGGTTTCACCTGGATCCTTGGCAGCGGAACTGGCAACCACCTCCACGCCATCTTTGCCGCGCAGCAGGGAATCGTACTTTTGCTGAAGGCCGCCTGTGCCGGTGGTGTCACCAGCGCGGAGTGCCCCATTGGACTTCTCGATCTGCTCAGCGCTAGCCTGGCCCACGCTGCCCAGGACTGGGCGGGCAAAGGTCCTGGTGGGAGCCAGTGCCATGGAATCGAGGATGCTGGATCCACCGGGGATAGCTTGGATTTTGGCCTCGGTAATGTCCGCGGTGTAGGCACGGAGGACAAGTCCTTCAACGAATGCCTGGGCCCCGGAGGCGGCTACCTGCTTGGCGTACTCCTCGGCGTCAAGGCCCAACAAGGCGGCCATGGCCCGCGCGGAAGCGTCGGCCTGCTCAGCGGGAACCTTGGTCTTGTCGATACCCACCTTGAACACCGGCCGGTCCTGGACAATGGGAGCGTCCCCTGCGCCGAGGATTTGCCCGCGCTGGGCCGGAATGGTTTTGGCGGTGAGCTTTTCCCCGTCAGCCAGCTGGGGTGCCAGCAGGGCAGGGCTCCACTGAACGGCCCATTTGTCGCCATCTTTTTTGAGCGTGGCGTCCGCGGCGTACTCCCATTTCGCGGACCCGATGTTCCAGCTGTAGTTCAAGGGGAAGGTGGCGGTGTCTCCGTCCAACTTCACGTCTCCGGACTGCACGGACGGCTTGGCATCCAGGCCCTCGAACACCGCCTTCAATTCCTCGTTGGCCGCGGCAGCGTCTTTGCCCGCAACGGCGAGGGACCCGACGTCGAGCGTTGACAGTGAGGAAGCCAGCTGCTTTGCAGCGCTTTCCGCTCCCGAGCGGCCGTCATCGCAGGCGGTCAGCGATCCGGCCATGACAACCGCCGCGAGACCAAGGACAAAGTGGTGCGGTGTAAATTTCCCCATTTGCGACATTATGCCCCGTTCCACCGACAGTTTCCCGCAACGCCCAGTCAGCGGACCGCATGGAAGGCCCTCCGTCAGGGAGCGCGGATGATCCTCCGCTGCGTTGCCACCGCAATGGCCGCTGTCCGGTTGTCCACGCCAAGCTTGGAGTAGATATGCACCAGGTGTGTCTTCACTGTGGCCTCCGAGATGAACAGCTCCTTGGCCATGGCCCTGTTGCTCATGCCCGTGGCCAGCAGCTCCAGCAGCTGAACCTCCCTGGCACTGAGGGCCGGTGCCGGGTTGCGGATTCTGCCCATGAGCCTGGCCGCAACCCCGGGAGCAAGGGCGGTCTGCCCAGCCGCGGCGTCGAAGACGGCCTGCCGGATCTGCTCCGGCGGAGCGTCCTTGAGCATGTACCCGCTGGCGCCGGCCTCCACGGCCGCCAGGATGTCCGCATCGGTGTCGTAGGTTGTCAGGATCAGCACAGGTGGCGCGGGACTGCCGGCCTCACCTGTTTTGATCTTCGCCGTGGCAGTGACCCCGTCCATGCCGGCGCCCATCTGAAGGTCCATGAGCACCAGGTCAACCGGCTCGCCCAAGGCATGCAGCCTCCGCAGTTCAGCCAGCGCAGCATCTCCGTCCGCGGCCTCGGCCACCACTGAAACCTCCGGGAATTCGGCCAGCATGGCCCGGAGCCCGGCACGCACCACGGGGTGATCGTCCACCAGGAGGATCCGGATACTGCTCATGCTGCATCGTCCCCTTCAGGCAACGGGACGCGCACGGCTACCACTGTCCCCTCACCGGGAGCTGACTCGATGGCCAGGCTTCCGTTGAGCACGCCCAGCCGCTCGCGCAGGCTTGTGAGCCCCACGCCCGTGCCATCACGGCGTGCTGTGCCTTCCGCCGTCGCCGCCACAAATCCGATTCCGTCATCAAATACGTCCAAGGTCACCTCATCATCAAGGAAGGACAGCGTGACGACGGCGGTTCGCGCCTTCGCATGTGCCCACACGTTGGCGAGGGAGGCCTGGGCGGCCCGAAGCAGCGTGGTCTGGAAGGTATTGGGCAGTTCCAACGGCGCGCCCACCAACTCGAACCGGCATTGCAGCGGCGTTCCACGGGCGCCGGCCTCGGTTTGGGTCTTGGCGC includes:
- a CDS encoding phosphatase PAP2 family protein — its product is MIRVMAPKHRPGWQFLAPALVLLAAFVVPAVLLLAGRGAPAFQSVDTAWQSVALGWHTPFWDGVNAVLNLAGYTGALIVHAVLAVALLMRRRPKTAVFVLASGLSVLALTQLAKTVVGRERPQGAHVLTDTGSYPSGHVSATTALLAVVALLMARWWMNLVAVAGVLAMMLSRTYLSAHWLSDVFGGACLAGGVVFLLWWRFRDICIKENALPGQ
- a CDS encoding response regulator, which encodes MSSIRILLVDDHPVVRAGLRAMLAEFPEVSVVAEAADGDAALAELRRLHALGEPVDLVLMDLQMGAGMDGVTATAKIKTGEAGSPAPPVLILTTYDTDADILAAVEAGASGYMLKDAPPEQIRQAVFDAAAGQTALAPGVAARLMGRIRNPAPALSAREVQLLELLATGMSNRAMAKELFISEATVKTHLVHIYSKLGVDNRTAAIAVATQRRIIRAP
- a CDS encoding MFS transporter produces the protein MTTNTRSTTNVNAAAVATFLVFGMNGLVFASWAARIPAVTDALSLTSGQMGTLLLCTAVGSLLALPSAGWVVGRIGTANTVRLAGIIAGAAGAGIALSLMAASVPATAVSLFFFGIGIGLWDVAQNIEGADVEHRLNRTIMPQFHAAFSGGAFLGALIGACLSQLGVGLPEHLLVIAAIAVLLALTVPKYFLPHEAVEVNDGGVPDEKGTSAWRDGRTLLIGVVVLGATLTEGAGNDWIAKAAVDGLEASESTGALLFALFVAAMTLMRFLGGKAIDTFGRVAVLRASMAAAAAGLALFVFSGNVIMAGFGAALWGIGAALAFPMGMSAAADDPKHAAARVSVVSTIGYIAFLAGPPLLGYLGDHTGIRMALLAIGAPILLALLLAGVAKPLKKNP
- a CDS encoding DeoR/GlpR family DNA-binding transcription regulator, whose product is MGTADRHRLIGELLRAREHVTVEELVSSTGSSGATIRRDLEILAAHGVLQRVHGGARSLVARGDNPGYGQRVLEDHETKLRLAAAVDALIRDRDHVWLDAGSTATEVARRLGKRQLTVMPMSLHSVDGLLEDPSGREPDIILPGGSLILGERAFRGPMAEANIRSLRFDTAVVTPCALNLKDGLLAHDIDDAAVKRAGIESAARVIVAAAAGKWTAGAVALVAAMDAVDVIVTDLEPTPEDRELLNKLSVEVVIA
- a CDS encoding penicillin-binding transpeptidase domain-containing protein, which produces MGKFTPHHFVLGLAAVVMAGSLTACDDGRSGAESAAKQLASSLSTLDVGSLAVAGKDAAAANEELKAVFEGLDAKPSVQSGDVKLDGDTATFPLNYSWNIGSAKWEYAADATLKKDGDKWAVQWSPALLAPQLADGEKLTAKTIPAQRGQILGAGDAPIVQDRPVFKVGIDKTKVPAEQADASARAMAALLGLDAEEYAKQVAASGAQAFVEGLVLRAYTADITEAKIQAIPGGSSILDSMALAPTRTFARPVLGSVGQASAEQIEKSNGALRAGDTTGTGGLQQKYDSLLRGKDGVEVVASSAAKDPGETQGTRELFSSPPAPGTTLKTTLDLKLQQLAEETLAQVGPASAIVAVKPSTGAVLAAASGPGSNGYNTAMLGQYAPGSTFKMVDSLAMFRNGATPDSKVECTPTLTVDGRTFKNAEGYPAGSLGSVALRDAFAHSCNTAFINARDTVSQSQLESAAQALGVAVEAPKLGADAFLGSVPGAAEGTEHAASMIGQGKVLFSPLSAAVMAASVANGAPVSPQLVLNADAAQNPGASATPTESGTATPSSDTATASALPASPASTQPITKEEAASLADMMRAVVTSGHAGFLAQVPGAPVGAKTGTAEFGNDDPPKTHAWIVATHGDLAVAVFVEDGGLGATTSGPLLKSFLTAAG
- a CDS encoding ABC-F family ATP-binding cassette domain-containing protein, with the translated sequence MAHIDVSGIDYFLSDGTQLLNGVTFKVPDGTKTALIGPNGTGKTTLFKIIAGDLTPDEGVVGRSGNMGIMRQFVGQVRDESTVRDLLVSTAQAGLAAAAKAVEDAELAMMEHDDEPTQMKYAQAIVDWGDAGGYDLETVWDEVCMAALGISFDKAQFRRASTLSGGEQKRLVLEALFAGPDELLLLDEPDNYLDVPGKRWLEGKLEESKKTVLFISHDRELLNNAAGRIVTLEPGINGAGAWIHGGGFGSYVEARADRNARFEELRKRWDEEHIKLKELVNMYKNKAAFRSDMANRYQAAQTRLAKFLEIGPPEALPIEQNVKMRLKGGRTAKRAVVAEKLELTGLMKPFSTEIWFGDRVGVLGSNGSGKSHFLRLLATGGTDPEREHLPVSDVVIAEVPHEGMVKLGARIRPGFFAQTHVRPDLLGRTLLEILHRGDEHRSGLAREGAAGALDSYGLAGQSEQKYESLSGGQQARFQILLLQLSGATLLLLDEPTDNLDLHSGEALERAIDAFEGTVLAVTHDRWFAKSFDRFLIFGSDGKVYESKEPVWDEKRVERAR
- a CDS encoding phosphatase PAP2 family protein — translated: MRGFVGKGPKRVARFDRFLVRAVSRQPQGDQDVFFRRLSAAATKGKLWFGVAGVMSAFPGRPRRAALHGLLALGVASGVTNVIFKRLLPRARPRPEQLPFFRFVDPQPTSSSMPSGHSASAVAFAVGAGIVSPAIGVALAPIAAGVAYSRVHTGAHWPSDVVLGSALG